The Opisthocomus hoazin isolate bOpiHoa1 chromosome 2, bOpiHoa1.hap1, whole genome shotgun sequence genomic interval CCCCTCTTATCCCTCAGAGAACAGCTACACAGGGCAAAGTGGGACATCTGCGGGGTGGGTGTCCCTTTGCTCCGTGCTGGCTTGAGGGCTTACATATCTCTAAGCGTGCTTGTGCCCTTGCTGCCTGCTCTGGTTATTACTGAGTCGGCATCCGCCTGGGCTCTGCAGGTTTGGAGAGCCAGCTGGGTTGATATTCTTTGATCCTGCAGGGATTGAGACAGGCAGCGTGGTGCTGAAGCAGCCGGCCAGCATAGCCGAGATCCAGCCCTCCTCCACAGTGGTCCTCCGGTGTCACATCGATGGCCACCCGCGGTAAGGGTTGCCCCCCGAGGAGCGGACCCTGCCACGGGTCCCCTTGCACCTTTGCTGCGTGCtcttcctctgtctctctctcctctctcctgcgAGGATTCAGTAGAGTCTAGGGAAGGCGAAAGGCAGGATTGAGCCTGTGGCTGAGCACCGGGAGAGAAGGCAAACGGCTTCCTCAGAGCCGCGTAGCGAGGAGCACAGTAAGGACGGGCTGTCACAGTCCGGTCGCTGAGCTGCTTGGTGTGCTGCGGTCACTCTCCGTTGCTTTCCAGTCATGTCCCGTCCACTTGGCTGCATGTCTCATAGCTTCGTGTCTGTGTCGGGGCCAGCAGCGGGGACAGAGAGCCATGGGCCATCTCTGGGCTGTTCCCTCTGCACACGTGCTCTCTGGGGAGCCCTGCCGGCGCCCTGCACTCGGTCACCCTCTCGCCCCTGTCTTGCAGCCCCACATGGCAGTGGTTTCGGgacggtgcccccctccccgacGGCCGCAGCAGCTATGCTGTCAGCAACAAGGAGCGAACGCTGACCCTGCAGAGCGCCAGCCCCGACGACAACGGTCTCTACTACTGCTGTGCTCGCAGTGCTGTTGGCTTTGTCTGCAGCCAGAACAACTTCACGCTGAATATCATCGGTGAGTTGTGTcctggctgcccagggctgggggctcggcTAAAACAGCCTCCGCtttgctgcagggcaggagccagGCTTCGGGGGAAGTGCCAGTCTGGTGTGACTTGCTCTGTGCGAAGCCTTTGGCCAGAAACAGGCCTAAATCACCTGGCTGGGTTTGAAGCCTGCCCTGTCTACAGGTGTTAACTTGCCCCTGCGTCTTTCTGGAGCAGGTCTGTGCTGTCATCTCTGGTGCTGGAGCACCAGGGTCCTCCCTACTTGAACAAGGTTTGGACCCTGgaggctgtgggtgctgctggttttgctgatACCAGTGCCACCGCGGCGCTGCGTGGGTGAGACGCCCTGCTGGCCTTTGGAGGCAAGGCCCTGGGAGGGCAGGAGATGTTGGCCTTAGAGATGTATTTTGAGTTGGTCAGGGGAACTGCAGTCCGGTGACAGGTTTGATCTGTTTGCTAGGATCCCGGGGTGCTCAGTGCCttactggcagcagaaggggctttccccagagcagctgctgcaggcagtcctgggctctggctgcgtAGCTGTAGCCATGCTGGCATGTCTGCCTCCTCCGGACCCGCAGCCTGCTCGCGGGGAGCGCCTAGGTCTCGGCTGAGTTTCCCCCAGAGCGCTGGTGAAGGGACACCACAGACCGCTCTTGCTCTTCTCAGCCTCCTGTGGTCTCTGCCGTTGCAGACGAGAGCTTTCCTCAGGCGGTGGTCGTCCCGCAGGACCTCATTGTGACCAAGAACGAAGAGGCCATGTTCGACTGCCAGTTTGCAGCTGTGCCTCCTCCCACGCAGGAGTGGCTCTTTGAAGACAGCCCCGTCACCAACAGATCCAAGTAATAGGGACCCCAGTGAcgtgggcagggctgggtggaGAGCGGGCACCACGTTCCAGAAGCAACAGAGAGAGGCCAAACCCTGGCCGGGCCCGAGGGCAAGCATTCAGCATCAGGCCGGCCACTGGGATTGGTTTCTCAGCTTGGCTGGCTTGGGTTTAGGAGGGCCGTGGTACTTGTGCGTGGCCTTTATCTGCATGAGACTCAGGAGGCAGTTTGTCCTCAAATGAGTCTGTGGGGCTGTCAGTCCTAGGTGCCCGCACATGATGATCCCCAGAGCTGTGGATGTCTCCTAGCCCCAGGTGTCCGTGTGTGGTGGTTTCATGGAGCTGGGGACAGCTCAAGCCCCAGACACCCACTTAGGACAATTCCCAGAGTCAGGAGCATGTCCCAGTACCAGGTGCCCACAGGCGGTGATCCGCAGACTCGGGGACACCTCCCAGCCCCCAACATCTGCACAGCAACCACTGGGCCCATGGCTGTCGTGCACCTCCAGATACCAGCACATGGTGATACCCAGAGCCAGGAGCGTTTCCGAGCCCCAGACACCTACACATGGGGCAATCCCCAGGTCTGGGGACAtctcccagcccaggctgccggTAGACAGTGGTCCTGTAGCCCGGGATGTCTCTGAGCCAGGTGGTGCAAGGCGAGTGGTGCTGTCTGGGCGCCAGATGCCCGGTGGCCTGGCAGCTCCCGGGCGCCACcttgtgccccccaccccctctcCTGGCTGTGCCACCTTGCAGAGCTGGCCCAGTCTGGTGACGTGCCTTTTGGCCGGAGAAAGATACTTCTGTTAGCTCATTTCCTCCATGAAACATGTGTCCCACTGTCTCCTTGTTTGTGTGTGCTGCTCCCCCTGCACTGGGAAGCTTTGTCTTGGCACAAAATCTCCCCCTTGGTTCCCCGGGCTCGTGTAGGACAttgcagggctgtggctctggcCCATGTCCTGCAGAGATGCCCACTgagcccagcctctccccacgTGCCCAGGACCACCGTGTTCGCCAACGGTTCCCTGCTGATCACCCAGGTGAGGGCTCGCAGCACCGGTGTCTATAAGTGCGTTGGCCGTGGGCAGAGGGGGAAGGCTCTTGTGCTGAAGGCGACTCTGCGGCTAGCAGGTGAGGTcctggggctggtggcagggtgggcagcgggTCCCAGAGTTGCAGTGTCACTCTGGAGCTATGTGACAATAGAGCAGTGGGTCAGTACGTGGAGAGCTGCCTGGTTTATCTGTGAAATCCTTGCTGCCTGGGTGAGGGGAGCAAACATAGCTTGTGCGCTCTCTCCCTTGGCTCGTGCCTGCCGTGGGGGTGGTGATACTGGTGGGTTGGCTACATGTTCCTGCCCTGTTTGAGCCCCGCTGTCTATTCCTTCTCTCAGAGATCGAAGAAATGGCACCCTTCTCCCCGAAGGTGCTGACAGCGAACCAGGGGCACCGCGTGGCCTGCACTGTCCCGCGAGGCATACCCACGCCCCAGGTCTGGTGGGAGAGGAACCAGGAGCGAGTTCCCACTGCTGGCAGGGTGCGCCAAGAAGCAGAGCATCTTGTTTTCGCCAGTATCACCGAGGCGGACGCGGGGACCTACACGTGCCATGCTGCCAACAAGGCtggagagaagaaacaggagCTGAGCATCACTGTGGCTAGTAGGCAGCTTTCCGAgaagggctgggagcagagaagGGGGCTGGACAGGGGGttggggtgagctggggtgggaTCGTGCATCACCTCACTGATGCGGAGAGGCACATCTCtcatggctgggctgcagggccCCGTGGCCGGCTGCACGCTGCCTGTCTGGTCTGCGCTGGTGGTGGCCGGAACGGGGGTGAGTGGCCCTGTGTAACCCCTTGCCTCCGTGCTCAGCGGTACCCAAGTGGGTGGAGATGCCCAAGGACAGCCAGCTGGAGGAGAGCAAGCCGGGATATCTGCACTGCCTTAGCAAGGCCTCCCTGAAACCCACCGTCACCTGGTACCGCAACGGCGTCTCCATCTCTGAGGTGAGGTGATGGGGCAAGCCCCTGCTGCTCATCGGCAATTCTGCTGGGCACCTGCTCAGCTCCTTCCTCTGACACTGCTGTTTCTTGCCTCGCTTCTAGCCCCAGCATCCCTATCAGCCCCACTCTGGCCACATTCCTGGCACCATTTCCATCCTAGTGGTGTATGGGTGCACAACTGGCTGTCTCTAGCCACTTGTCTGGCAGCCAACCCCATGCTTTTGGGGCAGTGACAAGAGAGATGTCCCTCAGAGGGATGTCACTGCAGCTTGTCTCAGTTCTCCACGTGGGTCTCGGCAGGGCTGTGTCTATCTGAGGCAGGTTGTGGGGGAGTGGAGCGTCAGGAGTGCCACAAGCAAGGTCTGAACCTAGGGCTGGTGGCAGTGTCATTtctgccccgctccctccctctgGGCAGGACTCACGGTTTGAGATCTCTGAGAACGGGACACTGCGTATCAACAACGTGGAGGTGTATGATGGGACCATGTACAAGTGCGTGAGCAGCACGCCAGCAGGCAGCATCGAGGGATACGCTCGGGTGCACGTGCTAGGTATGCTGACGAGCACTGCGCATCCTCCCTGTGTGGGGAGCTCGGTTGCCTGGCAGGGTGCAGGCGTGACACCCCCAGCTCTGGTGCCTTCTGTGGCTGGGGGGACCTGACAGAATGTCTGTCTCCTGCAGAGAAGCTGAAGTTCACCCCGCCACCCCAGCCGCTGCAGTGCATGGAGTTTGATAAGGAGGTGACAGTGTCCTGCTCAGCCACGGGCCGGGAAAAACCCACCATCCAGTGGACTAAAACAGGTAAGGGGGACTTGGATGCAGTATGTCTGTTTCTGACCTGGGGCCCCAGGGAAGTTACGCTGGCCCACCTCCGACATGGGCGAAGCAGcggtgctgcagctgcctgggaagcCGCCGTGTGGCACAGCGCTTCATGCGTGACCACTGCATCCCTCTTCTTGCGTCCTGCAGATGGGAGCAGCCTGCCATCCCACGTCAGCCACAACGCCGGCATCTTGTCCTTCCACAAGGTGAGCAGGAGTGACTCGGGGAACTACACGTGCATCGCCTCCAACAGCCCGCAGGGCGAGATCCGTGCCACCGTGCAGCTTGTGGTAGCAGGTGAGGGCTCTAGGGCAGGCAGGTGGGTTTCCTGCTGCGCTGGCCTTGCGGTGGGTTTGCCTGGGTGGCACCCAACTGGCGTGCtcctgcagagagagaaaagtcTGGCCTGACCCTGAGCTCTGCCCCGTGGCACTTGGGTGTCTGGTTTGCCAGTGCTTTGCATACAGCCTGAGAGGGCACGTGCCGCTGTGCCAGTGCTGGCCCTGCTCCCTTGTGGGAGCTCAGCACCATGCCCAGGAGCTGACAGCGTTCGTGTCGgcctctctgccttcagtttaCGTCACCTTCAAGCTAGAGCCAGAGCCCACGACAGTGTATCAGGGGCACACAGCCATGTTCCAGTGCCAGGCAGAGGGGGACCCCGTGCCACACATCCAGTGGAAAGGGAAGGACAAGATTTTGGATCCCGGCAAGCTCCTGCCCAGGTACACAACCTCCATTCCAAACTGAAATGTGGCGCAGCATGGTGCTCCCCATGGCTACCCAGCATGTGGGTGCCGATGGTGCCGTCTCAGGTTCCCAGCTTGTGGGGGCACACAGTTCGTCGTCTCTGTGTCCCAGGCCCTTCACTCTCCCCTGGTCGCAGGGTTACCCtttctgctgcagcctgccaTGCGGCAGTTGAGCTGCAACCATTTGTTCTTGAGAGTTGCACAGCCTGAGATTCGAGATGATTGCCCTGGGGACGTGGGGCTGAGGCGtcctggggagatggggctgcagGTGCCCCAAGCCTGCCTCTGCCCGCTGGTGCTTGCAAAGGGCTCTGTGTGCTTGGCAGGATTCAGATCATGCCCAATGGCTCCCTGGTGATTTACGACGTCACCACTGAGGACTCTGGAAAATACACCTGTATTGCCGGCAACAGCTGCAACATCAAGCATCGCGAGGCCTTCCTATACGTCGTAGGTAAGGGAGGTGCCCAGCGTCGTGACATGGCCTCCTGGTATCCCCGGCAGCTCTaggccctgctgctggctgcactgtTGGGTGCTGCGTGTCCGGTCATGGCTGCTAGGGAGTCACGGCAGCATCCCTGTCGGTGTGCAGCGCGGTGTGCTGTGCCCAGTGTTCTGTGGCTGGACGAGCAGGTGGCCACAGCCACGGGGAGGGTCTTTTCTCATTCCTCCAGCACATTGCTGAGCAGGATATGGGAAATCCCTCTGCACCCTCATGGGTTTGGTGCTCTCTGCTCCACAGACAAACCGGCAGCGGAAGAGGATGAGGGGCCTGGCAGCCACACGCCCTACAAGATGATCCAGACCATTGGGCTTTCGGTGGGGGCAGCTGTTGCCTACATCATTATTGTGCTGGGGCTGATGTTCTACTGTAAGAAGCGGAGAAAAGCCAAGAGGCTGAAGAAGCACCCGGAGGGCGAGGAACCCGAAATGGAGTGTCTGAATGGTGAGGCCGGTACCCCTGGGGGTGGGGGCTTCGCTGCCGGCCCCTTatccctgggctggaggggctgagggGCAGGGAGCTCCCGGGGAACAGGGGACAACTCCTTACACGTGGAGTCTCTTGCTCTTTGTTTTGGCTATGGCTGGTGGCAGCGACCTGCTGCCAGGTGAGAAACAGGCAAGTCAGTGTGAAACCTGCATCCTAGCCCACTCTGCTGAGTCATGTATTGCTCCTGCTTTCCAGCACCCGTACATGGCGTCACATACACCCTTTGCCAAGGGGAGCGGAGTATCCCTGTTGCGATGCAATGAAATAGTAGTACTCTGCCGGCCTGTTCAAATCACAGTTCAGCAGCTCCTGGTGCTGGAGGGAAGACTTTTCGCTGACCAGGCCTGAACTCTGCTGTGAACTCACCCCGTTATCTCTGAAACCCATAAAAGTTTTGAGCATCTACAGCATCCTCCAACAAGGACTTCTGGAGTGTAACAGGTTATCTAAAAACTCTCTTTGCTTTTGAAGCTTCTCACCTGTCAGCTCTGCACTGGAACACACGGCGCTTCTGTATGTCTGATCGTTCCTGCGAGCGCCTTTTCTGGTTGTGCTGTCGCCTTTCCGAGATGGGGAGCCCCAGGCAGGACTTGGTGCATCCAGCTTTGCAGAGTGACACAGCTGTGCTGTGTCCTGTTCCCAGCTGTGCTTCAGTTCCCTGACCAGAGAGCTCGCTCTGGAGAGTgagcaggcagctcagggctgagcccagcactgcagatgggacatCAGGTTGCTTTCCCCAGGCCTCATGTTGTGTCTCTGGCTGCACCTCCCAGTGCTCAGTGTCCCTCTGCAGCTGGCCACAGCTGGCCTGTACCTTTGCTGCTAGCTAAGTTGGCGGCTTCGGCAAACAGCTGCCGGCAGCACCCCTTCCCTGTTGGCAGCGTGTTGTACTACCCTGGTTCCTGCCTTCTCTGTGTCCGTTGGGGGATGTTCTCTCCTGTCCGGTGGCAGCTGAGCTGCGTTTTGACAGCTGTTCCCATGAGACCCTGCAAATAGACTAAACTGAGTCCCCATTGTGCATGAGCCACATGACTCCTGCAGTGAACCCAGGAGGTCTCTGGGACATCGTTCTCATTTCCAAAAGCTGTTTTGGCCCTTTCTCCTGACGTCATGGTGGTTGTTGCATCACTGCTACCAGTGAGGACTTGTAAGTGATGGGGTGCAGTTGAGTTTGCTGCCCTTATAATTCCCCGCATCTCCCCCAGCATGACTGTACACACAGACATTGCGCTTCGCCCTCCAGTTCTCCAGCATGCGGCCACATCCTGATCATGTGGGGGTTGCTGTGAGGTCCTGGCAAGACACGACTGCTGGGTTTATCTCCTGTTTTTGCTCTTGTATTGGTACTTTGAACAGAGCCAAACCTCCAGAGGAGAAGTCTGGCTGTGGAGAGCCTcctgggagcagggatgcaggagtaTCTCTGCAGCTTTGTGCTCTGCTGCTGTCACCACTGTGAGCTTTTGCTGTGGACAAGTCACAGGCAGCTCACCTGTGCCAACAGCCTCTGGCCAGCATCCTCTTCCTGGGAAAAGATTCgttttaatctttttttgagGTGGTCTCAGATTTTTGTTTTGGCCtatctttattatatttttctttttatt includes:
- the PTK7 gene encoding inactive tyrosine-protein kinase 7 isoform X2; the encoded protein is MILFTKEPYSQDALHGRSAILRCEVEEPADVEFEWLQNGLPVQDTEQRFKEGSNLQFAAVDRHRDAGDFQCVARNLLTGEEARTANASFNIKWIETGSVVLKQPASIAEIQPSSTVVLRCHIDGHPRPTWQWFRDGAPLPDGRSSYAVSNKERTLTLQSASPDDNGLYYCCARSAVGFVCSQNNFTLNIIDESFPQAVVVPQDLIVTKNEEAMFDCQFAAVPPPTQEWLFEDSPVTNRSKTTVFANGSLLITQVRARSTGVYKCVGRGQRGKALVLKATLRLAEIEEMAPFSPKVLTANQGHRVACTVPRGIPTPQVWWERNQERVPTAGRVRQEAEHLVFASITEADAGTYTCHAANKAGEKKQELSITVATVPKWVEMPKDSQLEESKPGYLHCLSKASLKPTVTWYRNGVSISEDSRFEISENGTLRINNVEVYDGTMYKCVSSTPAGSIEGYARVHVLEKLKFTPPPQPLQCMEFDKEVTVSCSATGREKPTIQWTKTDGSSLPSHVSHNAGILSFHKVSRSDSGNYTCIASNSPQGEIRATVQLVVAVYVTFKLEPEPTTVYQGHTAMFQCQAEGDPVPHIQWKGKDKILDPGKLLPRIQIMPNGSLVIYDVTTEDSGKYTCIAGNSCNIKHREAFLYVVDKPAAEEDEGPGSHTPYKMIQTIGLSVGAAVAYIIIVLGLMFYCKKRRKAKRLKKHPEGEEPEMECLNGGALLQNGQTAEIQEEVALTNLGSSSGASKRHSAADKMHFPRSNLQTITTLGRGEFGEVFLAKAKGAEDGEGESLVLVKSLQTRDEQLQLDFRREAEMFGKLNHSNVVRLLGLCREAEPHYMVLEYVDLGDLKQFLRISKSKDESLKPQPLTTKHKVSLCTQVALGMEHLSNGRFVHRDLAARNCLVSAQRQVKVSSLSLSKDVYNSEYYHFRQAWIPLRWMPPEAVLEDEFSTKSDVWSFGVLMWEVFTHGEMPYAPLADDEVLAGLQSGKTKLPHPEGCPSRLAKLMQRCWAPSPKDRPSFSELATALGDSPADSKA
- the PTK7 gene encoding inactive tyrosine-protein kinase 7 isoform X1; this encodes MAAVRALLVLAVGARAMILFTKEPYSQDALHGRSAILRCEVEEPADVEFEWLQNGLPVQDTEQRFKEGSNLQFAAVDRHRDAGDFQCVARNLLTGEEARTANASFNIKWIETGSVVLKQPASIAEIQPSSTVVLRCHIDGHPRPTWQWFRDGAPLPDGRSSYAVSNKERTLTLQSASPDDNGLYYCCARSAVGFVCSQNNFTLNIIDESFPQAVVVPQDLIVTKNEEAMFDCQFAAVPPPTQEWLFEDSPVTNRSKTTVFANGSLLITQVRARSTGVYKCVGRGQRGKALVLKATLRLAEIEEMAPFSPKVLTANQGHRVACTVPRGIPTPQVWWERNQERVPTAGRVRQEAEHLVFASITEADAGTYTCHAANKAGEKKQELSITVATVPKWVEMPKDSQLEESKPGYLHCLSKASLKPTVTWYRNGVSISEDSRFEISENGTLRINNVEVYDGTMYKCVSSTPAGSIEGYARVHVLEKLKFTPPPQPLQCMEFDKEVTVSCSATGREKPTIQWTKTDGSSLPSHVSHNAGILSFHKVSRSDSGNYTCIASNSPQGEIRATVQLVVAVYVTFKLEPEPTTVYQGHTAMFQCQAEGDPVPHIQWKGKDKILDPGKLLPRIQIMPNGSLVIYDVTTEDSGKYTCIAGNSCNIKHREAFLYVVDKPAAEEDEGPGSHTPYKMIQTIGLSVGAAVAYIIIVLGLMFYCKKRRKAKRLKKHPEGEEPEMECLNGGALLQNGQTAEIQEEVALTNLGSSSGASKRHSAADKMHFPRSNLQTITTLGRGEFGEVFLAKAKGAEDGEGESLVLVKSLQTRDEQLQLDFRREAEMFGKLNHSNVVRLLGLCREAEPHYMVLEYVDLGDLKQFLRISKSKDESLKPQPLTTKHKVSLCTQVALGMEHLSNGRFVHRDLAARNCLVSAQRQVKVSSLSLSKDVYNSEYYHFRQAWIPLRWMPPEAVLEDEFSTKSDVWSFGVLMWEVFTHGEMPYAPLADDEVLAGLQSGKTKLPHPEGCPSRLAKLMQRCWAPSPKDRPSFSELATALGDSPADSKA